DNA sequence from the Hemitrygon akajei chromosome 8, sHemAka1.3, whole genome shotgun sequence genome:
TTTATTTTCCCTTATTTCTGCTCTAACATCGGTGATAAAGTTTAGGGGAACTTTTTACGTAAACTTGAGGACTTATCTCCATTAATTCTTCAAGAATTGTTTGGTGTCTAGTTATACAATTTTTGTAGTTTTTTACTTTGGTTTTATGAAATGTTCCTTAGTTCAATTTATATTGTATGCACTTTAGAACACTTTAAAACACTTGAGAACTTTATAACTTATTTGTCTATAGTATGAGAGAAGAACAAATTGCATTAGCTGTGTTTACCTGATATTATGTTTATTTTATATTGGCAATGTAATAAATCTATTCATTATAATTACAAATATTTAATGTCCAAATAATTATACCTGCTTTAGTATGAAAATTAAAGATCGATTAAAATATAAGcatattaacacacacaaaatactggaggaattcagcaggtccggcagcttctatggaggagaataaagagtttacttttcaggctgagactcttcatcaggactgataaaaaaagagggaagaagccaaaataagagagtggaggaggggaagaagtacaaagcaggtgacaggtgaaacaggtgagagggaaggtcagtgggtgggagggtgaagtgagaatctgggttctccctctcactcttcctttccagtcctgatgaagtgtctcagactGAAATGCCaattgtttattcttctccactgatactgcctgacctgctgagtttgtgtgtgttgctctggatttccagcatttatgaGCGTATCAGATCCACTATCTATAAAATAGCAAGTGTATTCATGAGCaatcatgagaaaatctgcagatgctggaaattcaaataacacacacaaaatgctggtggaacacagcaggccaggcagcatctataagaagaagcactgtcaacgtttcgggccgaggccctttgtcaggactaactgaaaggagagatactaagagatttgaaagtagtggggggagggggaaatgcaaaatgataggagaagaccggagggggtgggatgaagctaagagctggaaaggtgattggcgaaagtgatactgagctggagaagggaaaggatcatgggacgggaggcctcaggagaaagaaagggggggagcaccagagggagatggagaacaggcagggtgatgagaAGAGCGagagaaataaaacaaacaactaaatatgtcagggatggggtaagaaggggaggaggggcattaacggaagttagagaagtcaatgctcatgccatcaggttggaagcttcccagccggtatataaggtgttattcctccaacctgagtgtggattcatcttgacggtagaggaggccatggatagacatatcagaatgggaatgggacgtggaattaaaatgtgtggccactgggagatcctgctttttctggcggaccgagcgtaggtgttcagcgaaacggtctcccagtctgcttcgggtctcaccaatatataaaaggccacacagggagcaccggacgcagtataccgcaccagccgactcacaggtgaagtgtcacctcaccttgaaggactgtctggggccctgaatggtggtgagggaggaagtgtaagggcaggtgtagcacttgttccgcttacaaggataagtgccaggagggagatcggtgggaagggatgggggtcccgagtggataagggagtcgcgtagggagcgatccctgcggaaagcagaaaggggggggggagggaaagatgtgcttggtagtgggatcccgttggaggtggcggaagttacagagaattatacattgaacctgtaggctggtggggtggtaggtgaggacaaggggaaccctatcctgaatggggtggcgggtggatggggtgagggcagatgtgcgggaaatgggagagatgcgtttgaaagcagagttgatggtggaagaagggaagcccctttgtttaaaaaaggaagacatctccttcgtcctggaacgaaaagcctcatcctgagagcagatgcggcggagagagaggaattgtgagaaggggatagcatttttgcaagagacagggtgggaagaggaatagtccaggtagctgtgaaagtctgtaggcttatagtagatattagtagataggccatctccagagatggagacagaaagatcaagaaaggggagggaggtgtcggaaatggaccaggtaaatttgagggcagggtgaaagttggaggcaaagttaatgaagtcaatgagctcagcatgcgtgcaagaggcagcgccaatgcagtcgtcgatatagcgaaggaaaagagggggatggatacctgtatagccttggaacatggactgttccacaaagccaacaaaaaggtaggcataactgggacccatgcgggtgcccatggctacacccttggtttggaggaagtgggaggagccaaaggagaaattattgagagtaagaactaattccgctagatggaggggagtggtggtagaggggaattggttaggtctggaatccaaaaagaagcgaagaactttgagaccttcctggtgggggatggaggtatatagggactggacgtccatggtgaaaataaggcggtgggggccagggaacttaaaatcattgaaaaaattcaaagcgtgagaagtgacACGAATattggtgggaagagattgaacaaggggggataagacagtgtcaaggtatgcagaaatgagttcggtggggcaggagcaagctgagacaataggtctacctggacaggcaggtttgtggatcttgggtaggaggtagaaacgggaagtgcgggatatgggaactatgaggtttgtggcagtggatgggagatccccagagctgataaggttggtgatggtataggagacagtggcctggtgctccttagtggggtcatgatcaagaggaggtatcagagagttgtcactgtgcctcgACCAGGTAGagatcagtacgccagacaacaacagctccccccttatcagcgggttttatagtgaggttgggattggtgtggagggagtggagagcagagcgttcagaaggagttaggttggaattggaacagggtgtggtgaagttgagacggttgatgtcccgtcggcaattagcaataaagagatctagAGCAGgaagaagaccagagcggggtgtccatgaagagaaggagggttgaagactggagaaggggtcatcggtgggggcaggagagtccttgccaaagaagtaagctcggagacggagccggcggaagaagagttcagcgtcatggcatatgcggaactcgctgaggtgtgggcgaagggggacaaagctgcgGCCCGtactgaggacagagcactctgcctcagagagttgaaggtcggagggaatggtaaagacccatCACGGATGAggaatcccactaccaaacacatctttccctccctctccctttctgcagggattgctccctacgcaactcccttgtccactcgtcgtcgtccccatcccttcccaccgatctccctcctggcacttatccttgtaagtggaacaagtgctacacctgcccttacacttcctccctcaccacctttcagggccccagacagtccttccaggtgaggtgacacttcacctgtgagtcggctggtgtggtatactacgtccggtgctcccggtgtggccttttatatattggtgagacccgacgcagactgggagaccgtttcgctgaacacctgtgctcggtccgccagagaaagcaggatctcccagtggccacacattttaattccacgtcccattcccattctgatatgtctatccatggcctcctctaccgtcaagatgagtccacactcaggttggaggaacaacaccttatataccggttgggtagcctccaacctgatggcatgagcattgacttctctaacttccgttaatgcccctcctccccttcttaccccatccctgacatatttagttgttttttttctctctttctctgcccatcaccctgcctgttctccatctgcctccccccctccccctttctttatcccgaggcctcccatcccatgatccttttccttctccagctctgtatcactttcaccaatcacctttccagctcttagcttcatcccactccctccggtcttctcctatcattttgcatttccccctccccccactactttcaaatctcttagtatctctcctttcagttagtcctgacaaagggtcttggcccgaaacgtcgacagtgcttcttcctatagatgctgcctggcctgctgtgttccaccagcattttgtgtgtgttgagtgcaTTCATGACATTGTCTTACCTTTATAAAAGCCATCACTTTGTCACAAGTAACATTTTCTCACATGTAATATCAAATACCTTTTTTATTGAATGCCAAGTTTTCAATAAGCCTAAATAATTGCTTTTAAGACTAAGCCATGAAGTGGGTATCTTTATCCAAACTACGTCAAGTTAAACTATTACTTCTTTATCCCCCTTCTAAAATAATGAAATGCAAGTTTTCACTGATGTGGCAGAAATCATTGCTACGATAATGATTGTTTAACTTGTTGCTTAATAATTAAGGATTTTGAAAATTAGAATCTGATTTTAACAAAAGTATTTTCTTTATGTTTAGGACAAAGTTTACCAGTGGTGTGCACACACAAGCTTTCTCCAAAATAAATACCACAGAGCTACACGATGAGTTTCAAAGACCACATAAAGAGCATATGGAAGAAAATAAATTTGCCATATCATGGAGAATAAAGAATAATGAACAAGTTAGTGGATGGGAAAATAAACCAAGTAGTTTGTCTTTTCAATTAAAGGAAATTGTGTCTTCAGGCACCTTAAATTCACCTAACCAGTTTTTGCCTTTGTCTACACAAAGTCACGTTAGCATTTCTGACATGGGTGATAGATTCACCTTTGGTAATAGCAAGTCTTTCAGAGAGGGCAAAGTTTCCTCTGAAAATCAGACAAAAAGCAGGACTTTCCATAGTACATCTTTGTGTCCAACACAAGAAGGTTGTTCCATGATTTCAAAGCTTTATACTTCGGAAGAGTTGCATCATTTTGTAAGATTGCCAGACAAGGAGAGATCACCATCTATTGCTGAAGAATCCTCACATAAGCAACCATTCGACGAAGACGTACGTggaaataggccacagtcagacTTCGCTGTATGTTCTGACAGTGACAAAAACATAACTAACCTGCAGACGGCAtcaaagattaatttacaggaaAAGTGCAAAGAACAGAAAAATGCAGAACGAGTTTCTGAGTATTATGGGGTAACTGACTGTGGTTCACCTTTCAATGCAGCAGTTCCTGTTAAAAATCCGTCTGACTCTCTCCAGAAACGATTTATTTTAGGCAAAGACAGAAATGAAAATCCAAGAGAAGGATCCACATGTGAAATAATGTCCACAGATAATGCCATTGCACATAAAATAACTGAAGTTCATTCTGTACGGTCCTCTTCACCTTTTAAGAAATTGCATAAGAAAGTGCGATTTTCTGCTGGATATGGAAGAAGTAAAAAGAAGGCTCAGAATCACAGAATGGAAATATGTATACTTTCAAAGGAAAATTGTTTGGCAGATGAAGATAAGACTCCTAGTTTGCCATCAAAAAGTTTACTGGAATTATTTCAAACCAGTGAAGGCAGTGATTCTGAGTTTCCAGGTTTTACAGAACATTCATCTCAGAAAATGTCAGAATTGGAAAGAGACTTAATGGATAATGATCAGTCAAAGAATGTTCTGTCGCTGTTTACCTATTCATCATCTTTATCATCTTTTCTTGGTTTCTAGGGCAATGTATATGGAAGTCTTTGTTTCAAGGACAGAATGTGTATGCAGTCGAGAGTTTTATTTCTGTTCCAATTTTGCAAAAATTTGAGTTTGGTTATAGTCTTTCCACTTGATCATTTTAATATGCCTATTAGGtttggaaataaataataaatgctgCCTACCTACTGCTTTAAGAACAAGGAGTCAATTTAGATTTTTTTCTAGTTCTTTTCATATTATATTCAATTTTAAATTATAGTAAAAATTTCCCTTCAAATTAAAGAACGGTTGGCTAACAGTATTAATAGTTTCTATTGCATTTCAATTGCCACAAATGAATTTGTATTTTATTACAGAAAGTTCAAACCCAATACTGTTATAAGCTTGATTACATGTAAGTATGTCCTTGTAACAGTGCTAATCAGTACTTCAATAAAGCTATCCCTCTTGGGAGCATAGATTTGTAAAGTAGGTTGATGGGATTAAAAGCATCTCCAAGTATATGGAATTATATTGGGTAACATCAAAGTCTTAGAACTTGGTAGTCTTTCAGTGAAATGCATGTACCAAGAAGAGGTACTAGAAATGTCATACTTTTGATGTTCCAGTGCATCTTTGAAGTACAGCTGAGTTGAAGAACCTTTACTCTGAATATAATCTGTGTTGTAGTTAAGCACAGAATATTAATTGTAAAACTTGATACAAAAACTTTGGATGTTTCATTTCGCAGTTTTAACTTTCTTGCAAATGGGGAGAATCTTTGGAGCTCTCCATCCCATGTGGTTGTAGAGGCTAGGTCATTGTCGGTATGTAAAGAAGAAATAACTATTTTGTTGAACGATGAAGAATTGAGAActatggggaactggcacagaagagaagTTGATAAGAAGTTAGCCATGATAATATTGAATGAAGTAGCAGGCTTGAGGGTCCGATTAGTCTCCTGCACATTTTGTCATGTTCCTATGTTAATATCTACCTGAGAGCATTCAGACCCAATAACAAATCTACGGTACTTCAATTAAAGCAGTAATCAGTCAAGAATTATAATAGCAATTGATTGTACTCTTCTCTATAGTGATACATCTCAAAACATTTTGCCTTTAAAATTGCATCAATTCTTTTAGGAAAACtgtcgtgcagttttataagaaaattggctggtaggttgttccaagcatttgaaaatttgccacagttcttctgcagactttgggtGTCTTGTTTGCTTGCTTCTTTATCTCCAGGCACGGAGATGATGTTGAGATCtcgaggccataccatctgttgcagaactccttcaaaattctgccatatatatgaagaaattttagaatcaataatatcagaaaaggatttagaaatgaaaattggTACCACCTGAAATAGATAccgaaatttaggtaaaataatcatcttaatagtatTAATTCTACTAATCAATGATAAGGACagtggggaccatttagtaagcagttgtttaacatgatcaattaaaggtaaaaagttaactttaagtagatccttatgcttcttagtaattttaacacccaaataagtaatcagtaaccagtctgaatggtgattGTCTATAGATTGGAGCTTGCATATTTAATAGGAAAAACTCACTCTtgttaagattcaatttataaccagaaaaactgCTAAACTGAGCAAGTAGTGATATTATTGCAGGGCtggatttctctgggttagagatatatagtaacaggtcatctgcatatagtgatacctTATGTATCTCATTCCCACAAATAATGCAAAATATATTGGGTGAATCACGAAGAGTGATTGCCAAGGGCTCCaaggcaatatcaaatagtaaggGACTCACGGGACAACCCTGTCTAGTACCTCGAAAAAGTCTGAAAAGgggggatctctgattattggtaagtACAGAAGCTAAGGGTGTATGATATATTAGCTTAATCCAAAATATAAACTTAGGGCTAAAATTACATTTCTCAAGTGTGTTAAATAAATGttcccattcaactctatcaaacaccttctcagcGTCAagcgaaataacacattctggagttttagatgaagaagtatatacaatattcattaacctcctagcattaaaatatggTTAACAATTTTTAATAAACCCTGTCTACTCATCAGAGACAATTTGTGGCAATAAATTTTCCAATCTATTGCCAATAATTTGGAAAAGATTTTGGAGTCTACGTTCAACAAGGATATATGtctatatgatgcacattcaaTGGGGTCTTTATCGtttttaggaattaaagaaattgatgcttcataaaaggattgtggtaatttacctacaaatAAGGCATCCTCAAAGTTTCTACATAATCAAGGAGAAAGTAGAtttgaaaaagatttttaaaaattctactgtatacccatccaaaccaggtgctttaccagaattcattAAAGAAATTAATTTCTTTAATTCTTCTTCCATGATGGGTGCATCTAATGCTAAACGTTCATTAAGTGGTAATttcggaatattcaatttccttaaaaattcatgcattatggtagAATCATCAGGAAATACTGATTGGTATAAAGAGGTATAAAATACTtgaaaagatttatttatttcatcATGGTCAGTCATCAAACTACCATCCCGTTTACAAACTTTAATGATCTGACGTTTAGccaaagcaattttcaattggttggccgataatttacccgatttatcaccatGCATATAAAATTGATCTTAGTTTTAAGTAATCGATTTTTAGTCagggatgttaataacaaactgttgcatctgaagttcaaatCTCTTTTTTTATAAAGCTCCAGATTAGGAGCAGCagaattttttttatcaatttctttaatcttatccaCCAGTGTACGTATTTCATTACTAATTTGTTTTTTAATCCAGCAGAATATGATATAATTTGGCCACAGATGTatactttaaaagtatcccattatatcccactggaaatttcttcagtaaagttagttgaaaagaaaaaggcaacctgttctttaataaagttaacaaagtttaAGTCCTGAAGTAGAGTAGAATTGAACCGCCATTGCCTAGCGCTGAAAGTTACATCAGTTAATTTGATTAATAGTTTCAAGAGCGCAAGATTGGAAATGGCGATTGCATTGTACTAACGGGCAGAACTAATTGAGAGTCGATTAAAAAGGAATCAATTCTAGAGTAATTATGATATACATGAGAAAAGAATGAAAATTCTTTATCGTTAGGATGTAAAAACCTCCAAATTTCTAAAAAAAATTCCAGAGTCAACTAAAAAGGAATGAATAAGAATAGTGGATTTGTTTGGAGGTACCTGATTGTATGCAGGCTTGTCCATTGAGGGATTCCAACAATAGTTAAAATCTctgcccattatcaacatatattcatttaaattaggcaGAGATGCAAATAGATTTTTAAAGAATTCAGGATAGTTGGCATTTGGTGCATAGATATTAACCATAACAACTTTTTGGttataaagtaaaccagtaattaatagaaatctaccattcgggtctgagattgtttcatagtgaacaaatgaaatcGAGGAGTCTATAAAAACAGATACACCTTTCAGCTTAGCCTGTGAATTAGAGTGAAATTGTTGttctttccaaaacctaaaaaaacccGCTGcttatcctccttcctcacatgagtttcctggGCAAAGATAATCTGAGCATTCAATCCATGAAAAACTTTTAAAATCTTCCGTTTAATTGGATGGTTCAAATAATTCGCATTCCATGGGGCAAAGTTAATAATATTATCCATTTTATTTGAATAAACCATATGGTATTAAAAGGGTTAACCTTCCTGCATAGGAAACTCATGAATCAGGAAgaagggaaaggtttaaaggaaaACTGGAAGTTACAACAAttcagacatatttgtagtttcaGTTCAGCCCAAATAAAAATACTAAACTAAGGAtagccccacccccccaacccacAAAAGCCCGAAAACTGGCCAATAGACAGCCAGAAAGCTAACTAGAAACTCCCTTACcccactctcttgaaggcatatctccaaaattgaaaaaaaaagatgCAAAATACCACCCAGTCAAAACATTGAAAGAGGAATGCCATATTTGCAAAGCATTTTGAAAAGCAAGATCTTGAAAAGTGAAACAGAATACAATCTTACTAATATTTCAGGGGAAAAAATCAGTCACCAGATCAGAAAAAAACTTCAAACTTTAGCAGTCCAAATCTATAAACTGGTTATTAATTTATAAACTAAATGAATACAGACACGAAAAAATTGAGAAAAATGCCATCCATAGTCAAACCATTGAGAAGGGAAAGCtataaatgttaaaaaaaagatcagccatttgCAAAACATTCTGAAAGGCGAGTTCTTGAAAAATGAAACAGAATACAATCTTACTAATATTTCAGAGGAAAAAAAGTCAATCACCAAATCAAATtcttaattattttcaaaaacgaacaattgaaaataataaagtaacagaaaaaaaaagaaccttaaacatagaagatagatagatagatactttattcatccccatggggaaattcaacttttttccaatgtcccatacacttgttgtagcaaaactaattacaatacttaactcagtaaaaaatatgatatgcatctaaatcactatctcaaaaagcattaataatagcttttaaaaagttcttaagtcctggcggtagaattgtaaagcctaatggcattggggagtattgacctcttcatcctgtctgaggagcattgcatcgatagtaacctgtcactgaaactgcttctctgtctctggatggtgctatgtagaggatgttcagagttatccataattgaccgtagcctactcagcgcccttcgctcagctaccgatgttaaactctccagtactttgcccacgacagagcccgccttccttaccagcttattaagacgtgaggcgtccctcttcttaatgcttcctc
Encoded proteins:
- the LOC140732233 gene encoding protein DBF4 homolog A-like, which produces MKPRTNRLLSHAHGISGKSKGTLKVLQRGGNKVVDIKVKPFTGKIFYLDLPSNKHTENLEKDLQDLGGTIEKFLSKDINYIISNRSEAKFAQTPGKNSPVPSPDSVQNTVNTSPHPSSRRESNEGSSHRTLETISRGKSLVKKVIKEQEFVHGNSILSNAVAWGVRILYVDDIKAYIARKKAASRNIEPESVTEVKSNRTVLSSGHKTKAGRLKKPFIKVEAINRHYRPLYIQLDCYPEVNYHSATPCSPFDIDKKSKGIDKQNKGKARSKGLKVTCSDRNCKMDTKIMETLKEKKKKGYCECCMMKYEDLKIHLKSEHHRRFSESTEFDVVDKIISQFDCDFVEFQKDKVKRTKFTSGVHTQAFSKINTTELHDEFQRPHKEHMEENKFAISWRIKNNEQVSGWENKPSSLSFQLKEIVSSGTLNSPNQFLPLSTQSHVSISDMGDRFTFGNSKSFREGKVSSENQTKSRTFHSTSLCPTQEGCSMISKLYTSEELHHFVRLPDKERSPSIAEESSHKQPFDEDVRGNRPQSDFAVCSDSDKNITNLQTASKINLQEKCKEQKNAERVSEYYGVTDCGSPFNAAVPVKNPSDSLQKRFILGKDRNENPREGSTCEIMSTDNAIAHKITEVHSVRSSSPFKKLHKKVRFSAGYGRSKKKAQNHRMEICILSKENCLADEDKTPSLPSKSLLELFQTSEGSDSEFPGFTEHSSQKMSELERDLMDNDQSKNVLSLFTYSSSLSSFLGF